The sequence below is a genomic window from Candidatus Margulisiibacteriota bacterium.
GATATAGACTTGGTTGTTGATAAAATATCAGATCAAATAGCTGATTCATTATTATCTTCCCCTTAATAAGGGGAAGATGTCACGACGATAGTCGTGACAGAAGGGGTTAAGGGGGCCATGGACACAACCAGAATAACAATAATCGGCGCTGGAGTGGTCGGGCTGGCGATCGCGGCCGAGCTTAGCAGGAAACAGCAGGATATTGTCTTGCTGGAGAAGGAAACTTCTTTTGGCCAGGGAGCGAGCAGCCGGAACAGCGAGGTTATCCACGCCGGTATTTATTATCCCAAAGGGTCACTCAAAGCGAAATTGTGTGTTGAAGGGAGCAAACTTCTCTACAAATATTGCCAGGAGCATGATATCCCGCATAAACGACTGGGGAAGATAATTGTCGCGATTAATGACGGCGAAGTTAAACAGCTTGAGGGGTTGATGAAGCAGGGGGAGCTTAACTGGGTGAGGGGGTTGAGGTATATGATGGGAACGGAGTTAGCCAAGTTTGAACCAGGGGTCAAGGGAGTCAAGGCGCTTTATTCGCCTAATACCGGGATCATTGATTCGCATCAGTTAATGAAGGCGCTCGAGCAGGAAGCGCAGGAGAACGGCTGTTTACTGGCTTATGGTTCACAGCTGACAGCCGTTAGCCGTCAACCGGACGGCTATTTGCTAAGTATAAACGGCGAACCTTCGCTGAAAACAGAAATCCTCATTAACTCGTCCGGATTGTACGCCGACCAGCTCGCGGCTATGGCTGGGATCGATATTATTAAAGAAAAATATCGTCTTCATTTTTGCAAAGGGGAGTATTTTGCTTACACTAAGCCGCCATTTATCAAACATTTGGTTTATCCGGTGCCGGAACATGACGTGACCGGGTTGGGGGTCCATTCGGTCGTTGACCTGGCGGGCGGCCTCAAGTTCGGCCCGAGCGTCCAATATGTCGATAAGCTTGATTATACGGTCGACCCAGCCCACCGCCGTGCTTTCTGGGAGTCGGTGGTTAAATTATTCCCTCAGGTTAGGGAAGAAGATCTAGCTCCAGATCAAGCTGGCATCAGGCCAAAATTGCAGGGTCCAAGTGAGGGGGTACGTGATTTTGTCATCAGAGAAGAATCGCGGCTTGGTTTGCCGGGCCTGATCAACCTGATCGGCATCGAGTCGCCGGGATTAACCGCTTGTTTGGCAATCGCGAAGCATGTCTCAGCCCTCACCCGCTAACGTTGAGGACTCTCACCCTCTCCCTTTGGGAGAGGGTGCTAAGCAAAGCTGCTTTAGCAAGACACCTTCTCCCCCTGGGAGAAGGTACGAAACTTTAACGCATCGGATGAGGGCGCTATAGCCACTGGTTCGTCTTGACACCTTTTGACACTTTATGTTAAAATGAGCCTGCATGGAAGTTCTTGAGCACGCTATCTACACGCCTGAAGAGACGGAATC
It includes:
- a CDS encoding NAD(P)/FAD-dependent oxidoreductase, which produces MDTTRITIIGAGVVGLAIAAELSRKQQDIVLLEKETSFGQGASSRNSEVIHAGIYYPKGSLKAKLCVEGSKLLYKYCQEHDIPHKRLGKIIVAINDGEVKQLEGLMKQGELNWVRGLRYMMGTELAKFEPGVKGVKALYSPNTGIIDSHQLMKALEQEAQENGCLLAYGSQLTAVSRQPDGYLLSINGEPSLKTEILINSSGLYADQLAAMAGIDIIKEKYRLHFCKGEYFAYTKPPFIKHLVYPVPEHDVTGLGVHSVVDLAGGLKFGPSVQYVDKLDYTVDPAHRRAFWESVVKLFPQVREEDLAPDQAGIRPKLQGPSEGVRDFVIREESRLGLPGLINLIGIESPGLTACLAIAKHVSALTR